The Hymenobacter sp. 5317J-9 genome has a window encoding:
- the pdxH gene encoding pyridoxamine 5'-phosphate oxidase: protein MIDPQLADLRKTYAQRTLSEADVLPDAVAQFRVWLDEALAAQVDEPTALTLSTVGTNGQPSSRVVLLKGLPENAGFLFYTNYDSRKGHELESHPLAAINFFWPGLERQVRVEGRIEKAPESMSTEYFQSRPRSSQVGAWASPQSQVIGSREELEAREAEVSDRFHDQNPLPRPPHWGGYILRPQRIEFWQGRPSRLHDRIVYEVTGGSWQRSRLAP, encoded by the coding sequence ATGATAGACCCACAGCTAGCTGACCTGCGCAAAACCTACGCCCAACGCACCCTGTCCGAAGCCGATGTGCTGCCCGATGCCGTGGCGCAGTTCCGCGTGTGGCTGGACGAGGCCTTGGCGGCGCAGGTAGACGAGCCCACCGCCCTCACCCTGAGTACCGTGGGCACCAACGGTCAGCCCTCGTCGCGGGTGGTGCTGCTGAAGGGCCTGCCCGAAAACGCCGGCTTTCTGTTTTACACCAACTACGATTCGCGCAAGGGTCACGAGCTGGAAAGCCACCCGCTGGCGGCCATCAATTTTTTCTGGCCCGGGCTGGAGCGGCAGGTGCGCGTGGAAGGCCGCATCGAAAAGGCACCCGAGTCCATGTCAACCGAGTATTTCCAGAGCCGCCCACGCAGTAGTCAGGTGGGCGCCTGGGCCTCGCCCCAAAGCCAGGTCATCGGCAGCCGCGAGGAACTCGAAGCCCGCGAAGCAGAAGTATCCGACCGGTTTCACGACCAGAACCCGTTGCCACGCCCGCCGCACTGGGGCGGCTACATCCTTCGACCCCAGCGCATCGAGTTTTGGCAGGGACGACCAAGCCGCCTGCACGACCGCATCGTGTATGAGGTGACCGGCGGCAGCTGGCAGCGCAGCCGCCTGGCCCCGTGA
- a CDS encoding phosphatase PAP2 family protein: MTPLFRKLLAVAFFLPLGALPEHALAQTPQTAPADTTHKYENPGGVSQGKKPFLKSKGFRAAIVPAVLIGYGASTINGHGFYSSYDAHNDIRRVFGSYRTHVDDYLQWAPYLEIGGVLLAGVDSRDDRVNLALIVLKSEAIMLSTVYVMKTLTAIERPDQSNNLSFPSGHTAQAFLAASIVHTEFRDKSQWYGIGAYTIATSVAALRMINDKHWQSDVVAGAGVGILSAHLAYLSHRNRWGRKPIGREVSAVPLWSPSGGMGLSVTWRPK, translated from the coding sequence ATGACCCCACTGTTTCGAAAGCTACTGGCCGTGGCTTTTTTCCTGCCCTTGGGCGCGCTGCCTGAGCACGCCCTGGCTCAAACCCCACAAACGGCTCCCGCCGACACCACCCACAAATACGAAAACCCCGGCGGCGTTTCGCAGGGCAAAAAGCCCTTCCTGAAAAGCAAGGGCTTTCGAGCGGCCATTGTGCCGGCAGTGCTCATCGGCTACGGCGCTAGCACCATCAACGGCCATGGCTTTTACAGCTCGTATGACGCCCACAACGACATTCGGCGCGTGTTTGGGAGCTACCGCACCCACGTCGACGACTACCTGCAATGGGCTCCTTATCTAGAAATTGGAGGCGTATTGCTCGCGGGCGTCGACTCGCGCGATGACCGGGTGAACCTAGCGCTTATTGTGCTCAAAAGCGAGGCCATCATGCTGTCTACCGTGTACGTGATGAAAACCCTCACCGCAATAGAACGCCCCGACCAATCCAATAACCTGTCGTTTCCATCAGGGCACACGGCGCAGGCGTTTCTGGCGGCCAGCATCGTGCACACCGAGTTCAGGGACAAAAGCCAGTGGTACGGCATCGGGGCCTACACCATTGCCACGAGCGTGGCCGCCCTGCGCATGATTAACGACAAGCACTGGCAGAGCGACGTGGTGGCCGGCGCAGGCGTGGGCATCCTCTCCGCTCACCTGGCTTACCTGAGCCACCGCAACCGCTGGGGCCGCAAGCCCATCGGGCGCGAGGTGAGCGCCGTGCCGCTCTGGAGCCCCTCAGGCGGCATGGGCCTGAGCGTGACGTGGCGCCCAAAATAA
- a CDS encoding Maf family nucleotide pyrophosphatase yields the protein MKLILASNSPRRRQLLSDLGLPYEVRLVDVDEDFPPHLRRAEVAEFLAARKASAYVAGLAPDEVVLTADTIVCLDDDVLNKPADVAEATAMLTRLQGRAHDVFTGVCLRCGDGREVVFSDQTTVHFRSLSSAEIAHYIATARPFDKAGAYGAQDWIGMVGVTRLEGSYFNVMGLPVHRVWAELEALGALPVLAPAHL from the coding sequence GTGAAACTGATTTTAGCCTCCAACTCGCCCCGCCGCCGCCAACTCCTCTCCGACCTGGGCCTGCCCTATGAAGTGCGCCTGGTGGACGTGGACGAGGATTTTCCGCCCCACCTGCGGCGCGCCGAGGTGGCCGAGTTTCTGGCTGCTCGGAAAGCGTCGGCCTACGTGGCCGGCCTGGCGCCCGACGAAGTGGTGCTCACCGCCGACACCATTGTGTGTCTCGACGATGACGTGCTCAACAAACCCGCCGACGTGGCCGAGGCCACGGCCATGCTCACCCGCTTGCAAGGGCGCGCCCACGACGTGTTTACGGGCGTGTGCCTGCGCTGCGGCGACGGCCGTGAGGTGGTATTCTCTGACCAGACCACGGTGCACTTCCGTTCGCTGAGTTCGGCCGAAATTGCCCATTACATCGCCACGGCCCGCCCCTTCGACAAGGCCGGGGCCTACGGCGCCCAGGACTGGATAGGCATGGTGGGCGTGACGCGGCTGGAAGGGTCATATTTTAACGTGATGGGGCTGCCCGTGCACCGGGTGTGGGCGGAGCTGGAGGCGTTGGGCGCGCTGCCCGTGCTGGCGCCTGCCCATCTTTAA
- a CDS encoding DUF349 domain-containing protein — MAAEENPTAPQAGGADASAEDRMTILQRRLAEIQGRAASTETPTPGTSQTELPAQGTPALPESEPAGAGTAEAAPEAPAAPAPGSAPAPGTPEAAAAAETATHVPDSVTPDGHDMSAPQARAVAHYGAEMAATAEAPVATPEPEALPAQEQIASATPAPIADPETSLSGTGEAASVEDAALAPTVALHAAEDLESAPEGVAHLTTSEETPLNAAPADVAAIEAGQEPTGDAGTAEGGEAEAAELAVPDFTSLDLPAQAAYLVGLIRRPDARRHRKQIQDLTRQYEANVGLARSAARQKFAEGGEGAEAFAFQQPEGHQELNKALQEFRENRAKDARAEDASRADNLVKKRQLLDQLRGLVEAAETKDSSAKLKALQAEWKATGAVPQSDSQSIWDTYHGLLDIYYSKQGQFLQMKDLDRRRNLEAKEALIKRAEALAQAPGINKALDELTKLHEDWKNIGPVPNDQREPLWQRFIAASDVLHQRRKEFVDQRSTQEKANLVVKQALLERVLPFATFETDRVNLWRSKTDELQEIKAEWEAAGLVPRAQADALNKQYWAAYKAFFNRKNDFFKSLDNEKSANVKAKQALIDQAEEAQNNPDHDAARQVIIRVQKEWKDVGRVPDKLADKLWHRFRAACDAVFERPKQEARQREEKVQQASVEQTAHLDKIAEQVNTLTADSPGSLEGFREILTGWATEFDPTDDQPTRGTADRSEEQLLSLLGKYLDHVPGLSYEDRTNLLFQTEVARLKARPHAQQQLTRKEMALRKEINELENDAATLQTNLDFFARSKNANQLREEYQGRIAEGQKRIEALKKQLKMIRS, encoded by the coding sequence ATGGCTGCTGAAGAAAACCCCACTGCCCCGCAAGCCGGCGGCGCCGACGCGTCGGCCGAAGACCGGATGACCATTTTGCAACGCCGCCTGGCCGAGATTCAGGGCCGCGCTGCCAGCACGGAAACTCCCACACCCGGCACGAGCCAGACCGAGCTGCCTGCTCAAGGCACGCCCGCCTTGCCCGAAAGTGAGCCCGCTGGTGCCGGCACCGCCGAAGCGGCCCCGGAAGCACCGGCAGCGCCCGCCCCCGGCAGCGCCCCAGCCCCCGGCACGCCCGAAGCGGCCGCAGCCGCTGAAACCGCGACCCACGTGCCCGACTCCGTAACGCCGGATGGCCACGACATGTCGGCACCGCAGGCCCGCGCGGTGGCCCACTACGGTGCCGAAATGGCCGCCACAGCCGAGGCGCCGGTGGCAACGCCTGAGCCCGAAGCCTTGCCGGCCCAGGAGCAGATTGCCAGCGCCACGCCGGCACCCATTGCCGACCCCGAAACCAGCCTCAGCGGCACCGGAGAAGCAGCTTCAGTTGAAGACGCGGCCCTGGCGCCCACTGTGGCCCTGCACGCCGCCGAAGATTTGGAATCGGCTCCCGAGGGGGTGGCGCATCTTACTACGTCGGAAGAAACCCCGCTGAACGCGGCTCCGGCCGACGTGGCCGCCATTGAGGCTGGTCAGGAACCCACGGGGGACGCCGGCACCGCCGAAGGTGGCGAAGCAGAAGCGGCCGAGCTGGCCGTGCCTGACTTCACTTCGCTCGATTTGCCCGCGCAGGCTGCTTATCTGGTTGGCCTGATTCGCCGGCCCGATGCCCGCCGCCACCGCAAGCAGATTCAGGACCTCACGCGCCAGTACGAGGCCAACGTGGGCCTGGCCCGCAGCGCCGCCCGGCAAAAGTTTGCTGAAGGGGGTGAAGGCGCCGAAGCTTTTGCCTTCCAGCAGCCCGAAGGCCATCAGGAGCTGAACAAGGCGTTGCAGGAGTTCCGCGAAAACCGCGCGAAAGACGCCAGAGCCGAAGACGCCAGCCGCGCCGACAACCTCGTGAAAAAACGCCAGCTGCTCGACCAGCTGCGTGGGCTGGTGGAAGCCGCCGAAACGAAGGACAGCTCTGCCAAGCTGAAGGCCTTGCAGGCCGAGTGGAAAGCCACTGGCGCTGTACCGCAGTCTGACAGCCAGAGCATCTGGGACACCTACCACGGTCTGCTCGACATTTATTACAGCAAGCAGGGCCAGTTCCTGCAGATGAAGGACCTGGACCGCCGCCGCAACTTGGAAGCCAAGGAAGCCCTCATTAAGCGCGCCGAGGCCCTGGCTCAGGCCCCCGGCATCAACAAGGCCTTGGACGAGCTGACCAAGCTGCACGAGGACTGGAAAAACATCGGTCCTGTGCCTAACGACCAGCGCGAACCGCTGTGGCAGCGTTTCATTGCTGCTTCCGACGTGCTGCATCAGCGCCGCAAGGAGTTCGTAGACCAGCGCTCCACTCAGGAAAAAGCCAACCTCGTGGTAAAGCAGGCCCTGCTGGAGCGCGTGCTGCCCTTCGCCACCTTCGAGACTGACCGCGTGAACCTGTGGCGCTCGAAAACCGACGAGTTGCAGGAAATCAAAGCCGAATGGGAAGCCGCCGGCCTCGTGCCCCGCGCCCAAGCCGACGCGCTGAACAAACAGTATTGGGCTGCTTACAAAGCTTTCTTCAACCGTAAAAACGACTTTTTTAAGTCCCTCGACAACGAGAAGTCGGCCAACGTGAAAGCCAAGCAGGCGCTCATCGACCAGGCCGAGGAGGCCCAGAACAACCCCGACCACGACGCCGCCCGCCAGGTCATCATCCGCGTGCAGAAGGAGTGGAAAGACGTGGGCCGCGTGCCCGACAAGCTGGCCGACAAGCTATGGCACCGCTTCCGCGCCGCCTGCGACGCCGTGTTTGAGCGTCCGAAGCAGGAAGCCCGCCAGCGCGAGGAGAAAGTGCAGCAGGCATCAGTTGAGCAAACCGCCCATCTCGACAAGATTGCCGAGCAGGTGAACACCCTCACTGCCGACAGTCCCGGCTCGCTGGAAGGCTTCCGCGAAATCTTGACCGGCTGGGCCACCGAATTCGACCCCACTGATGACCAGCCCACCCGCGGCACCGCCGACCGCAGCGAAGAGCAACTGCTTAGCCTACTGGGCAAGTACCTCGACCACGTGCCCGGCCTTAGCTACGAAGACCGCACAAACTTGCTATTCCAGACCGAAGTGGCCCGCCTCAAAGCGCGTCCGCACGCCCAGCAGCAGCTTACCCGTAAGGAAATGGCCCTTCGCAAGGAAATCAACGAGCTGGAAAATGATGCGGCCACCCTGCAAACCAACCTCGATTTCTTTGCTCGCTCGAAAAACGCGAACCAGCTCCGCGAGGAGTACCAGGGCCGTATCGCCGAAGGGCAGAAGCGCATCGAAGCCCTCAAAAAACAGCTGAAGATGATTCGCAGCTAA
- a CDS encoding YqgE/AlgH family protein yields MRPGTLLISQPFLGDPNFERSVVLLCRDEAEDGSFGLVLNRQTNLTLADVLDLPAEAASAAGALPIYVGGPVEPNTLHYLHRRADLPGAIDLGQDVYWSGDFELLLGLLASGVVPADDVRLFAGYSGWSAGQLAAEMQGGSWIRHPASAGKVFTLASDAFWRDILREKGGRYKVLSNYPVDPRLN; encoded by the coding sequence ATGCGTCCCGGAACCCTGCTCATCTCCCAGCCCTTTCTGGGCGACCCCAATTTTGAGCGCAGCGTGGTATTGCTGTGCCGCGACGAGGCCGAAGATGGCTCCTTCGGCCTTGTGCTGAACCGCCAAACCAACCTGACGCTGGCCGATGTACTCGACCTGCCGGCGGAGGCAGCCTCGGCGGCGGGCGCTCTCCCCATTTACGTAGGCGGCCCCGTGGAGCCCAATACCTTGCACTACCTGCACCGGCGCGCCGACCTCCCCGGGGCCATCGATTTGGGTCAGGACGTGTACTGGAGCGGCGACTTTGAGCTGCTGCTGGGCCTGCTCGCCAGCGGCGTGGTGCCGGCCGACGACGTGCGCCTCTTTGCGGGCTATTCGGGCTGGTCGGCGGGCCAGCTTGCTGCCGAAATGCAGGGCGGTAGTTGGATACGGCATCCCGCAAGCGCCGGGAAAGTGTTTACTTTGGCATCTGATGCCTTTTGGCGAGACATTTTGCGGGAAAAAGGCGGCCGCTACAAGGTGCTGTCCAACTATCCCGTCGACCCTCGCCTGAACTAA
- a CDS encoding DUF1015 family protein translates to MAEIQPLRGWRYNPTLSAHIDDFVSPLFDVVSPKQREALYRNPLNSIHLSVPRGDDAAAAAALRLQEWKATGVLRQDQLPGIYAYYQYFRLPGSTREYCRKGFMCHIRAYDWDEGVVLRHENTLPASVNDRAELLARTEFQTSATHGLYRDEDYELETYLDEAMRSPLYETEEDYQGARDVLAVIQDAAIIRRFQQVLASRQVILADGHHRYEGSLAYRQARELAAAGEATGREPWNYHLMYLTNSAADDLRILPTHRLLLAVPSGEAVADLLPKLAEYFVVTPKEDANDLPEIIAGKPWAFGLYAGGQAYKLRLKPEVHAQLNWPTTEEVKALDLTVLHFFVFERVLGIVGPDAQRAWPGVAYVRSFAECLQRVDRGEAQAAFIVNEVSMAEVEAVCHSGAVMPPKSTFFYPKTIGGFLFSSIADEEAGNEFADYFHTPLLPS, encoded by the coding sequence TTGGCCGAAATTCAACCCCTGCGTGGTTGGCGCTACAATCCAACGCTGAGCGCCCACATCGATGACTTTGTTTCGCCGCTGTTCGACGTGGTGTCGCCGAAACAGCGCGAGGCATTGTACCGCAACCCGCTGAACTCGATTCACCTCTCGGTGCCGCGCGGCGACGATGCCGCCGCGGCCGCGGCATTGCGCCTGCAGGAATGGAAAGCCACGGGCGTGCTGCGGCAGGACCAGCTGCCCGGCATATATGCCTACTACCAGTACTTCCGGCTGCCGGGCAGCACGCGGGAATATTGCCGCAAAGGCTTCATGTGCCACATCCGGGCCTACGACTGGGACGAGGGCGTGGTGCTGCGGCACGAAAACACCCTGCCGGCCTCGGTGAACGACCGGGCCGAACTGCTGGCGCGCACCGAATTTCAAACCAGCGCCACCCACGGCCTGTACCGCGACGAGGACTACGAGCTGGAAACCTACCTGGACGAGGCCATGCGCTCGCCGCTCTACGAGACCGAGGAAGACTACCAGGGCGCGCGCGACGTGCTGGCCGTAATTCAGGATGCGGCCATCATCCGGCGCTTTCAGCAGGTGCTGGCCAGCCGGCAGGTGATTCTGGCCGATGGCCACCACCGCTACGAAGGCTCCCTGGCGTATCGGCAGGCCCGGGAACTGGCCGCCGCTGGCGAGGCCACCGGCCGGGAGCCCTGGAACTACCACCTGATGTACCTCACCAATTCGGCCGCCGACGACCTGCGCATTCTGCCCACGCACCGGCTGCTGCTGGCGGTGCCCTCGGGCGAAGCGGTAGCGGACCTGCTGCCGAAGCTGGCGGAATACTTCGTGGTGACACCCAAGGAAGACGCCAACGACCTGCCCGAAATCATTGCCGGCAAGCCGTGGGCCTTTGGCCTGTATGCGGGTGGGCAGGCCTATAAGCTCCGCCTCAAGCCCGAAGTGCACGCCCAGCTCAATTGGCCCACCACCGAGGAGGTGAAAGCCCTGGACCTGACGGTGCTGCACTTTTTTGTATTTGAACGGGTGCTGGGCATTGTCGGGCCCGATGCCCAGCGGGCCTGGCCGGGCGTGGCCTACGTGCGCAGCTTTGCCGAATGCCTGCAGCGCGTGGACCGCGGGGAGGCCCAGGCGGCCTTCATTGTGAACGAGGTGAGCATGGCCGAGGTGGAAGCGGTGTGCCATTCCGGCGCCGTGATGCCCCCCAAATCGACGTTCTTTTACCCCAAAACCATCGGTGGCTTCCTGTTTAGCAGCATCGCCGACGAAGAAGCTGGCAACGAGTTTGCCGACTATTTCCACACCCCGCTCCTGCCCTCGTGA
- a CDS encoding tetratricopeptide repeat protein — MKKTFLTFAIGASLSAGVPVVVSAQTSAVTNAILNQRSGLLDKARVEIDKAIANEKTSGKAKTWYTRGEIYQGMLESPIYGKQLQPGEGLQKAVESYNKTIELDSKTGEFGKQAVAKMDNLYGYAFNDAVNSYNAKEYDKAIANYKLASQLKPQDTTAVLYSAYAYEAKQDYAGAKASYNQLLGMNYKSVSLYTRLLQMAKTQKDEAEAAKVLQQALAAYPNNKTFMLEDLNMSLASGKGGDAIEKINKSIIADPGNANLYAVRGSLYDQQKKSELAQADYKKAVELDPNNFDALFNLGVYNFNKGIDMVNKARKMDLKTYNASGKKLEADGKKIVELSIPYFEKAMQVQPNERAVISSLQKAYANTGRTADAQKLSAKLDSMGK; from the coding sequence ATGAAGAAGACTTTTTTGACCTTCGCAATTGGCGCTTCGCTGTCGGCTGGCGTGCCCGTTGTGGTTTCCGCGCAAACGTCGGCCGTGACCAATGCGATTCTCAATCAGCGCTCCGGATTGCTCGACAAGGCTCGCGTGGAAATCGATAAGGCCATTGCGAACGAAAAAACGAGTGGCAAGGCCAAAACCTGGTACACGCGTGGCGAAATCTATCAGGGCATGCTCGAAAGCCCGATTTATGGCAAGCAGTTGCAGCCCGGCGAAGGCTTGCAGAAAGCGGTTGAGTCGTACAACAAGACGATTGAGCTCGATTCCAAAACCGGCGAGTTTGGCAAACAGGCAGTGGCGAAAATGGACAACCTATACGGTTACGCCTTTAACGATGCCGTGAACAGCTACAACGCAAAGGAGTACGACAAGGCCATTGCTAACTACAAGCTGGCTTCGCAACTGAAGCCCCAGGACACCACGGCAGTGTTGTATTCGGCCTATGCCTATGAGGCTAAGCAGGATTACGCCGGTGCTAAAGCCAGCTACAACCAGTTGTTGGGCATGAATTACAAGTCGGTTTCCCTGTATACCCGCTTGTTGCAAATGGCTAAAACCCAGAAAGACGAAGCTGAAGCGGCTAAAGTGTTGCAGCAGGCCCTAGCAGCGTACCCGAACAACAAGACCTTCATGTTGGAAGACCTGAACATGTCGTTGGCATCGGGTAAGGGTGGCGACGCTATTGAGAAAATTAACAAGTCAATCATTGCCGACCCGGGCAACGCTAACTTGTATGCTGTGCGCGGCTCACTATATGACCAGCAAAAGAAGTCCGAACTCGCCCAGGCTGACTATAAAAAAGCAGTTGAGTTAGACCCGAATAATTTTGATGCCTTGTTTAACCTCGGGGTTTACAATTTCAACAAAGGCATTGACATGGTAAATAAGGCCCGCAAAATGGACCTCAAGACGTACAATGCGTCGGGCAAGAAACTGGAAGCTGACGGCAAGAAAATCGTTGAGCTTTCAATTCCTTACTTTGAAAAGGCTATGCAGGTTCAGCCTAATGAGCGGGCAGTTATCTCTTCTTTGCAGAAGGCTTATGCTAACACTGGACGCACCGCTGATGCCCAGAAATTAAGCGCAAAGCTTGATTCAATGGGTAAGTAG
- the gyrA gene encoding DNA gyrase subunit A, giving the protein MAEGEKIIPINIEDEMRGAYIDYSMSVIISRALPDVRDGLKPVHRRVLYGMSELGVGYNKSYKKSARIVGEVLGKYHPHGDTSVYDTMVRMAQDWSLRYPLVDGQGNFGSVDGDSPAAMRYTEARLKRIADEMLGDLDKDTVDFQPNFDDSLEEPSVLPAKFPNLLVNGTSGIAVGMATNMAPHNLTEVVNGIIAYLDNPDITVDELMQYVTAPDFPTGGIIYGYEGVKQAFHTGRGRVVMRAKATFETTKTGKEQIVVTEIPYMVNKASMIEKTAALINEKKIEGISDMRDESDRDGMRIVYDLKRDAMPSVVLNNLFKYTQLQSSFGVNNVCLVKGRPMTLNLQQLIHYFVEHRAEIIIRRTKYELAEAQKRAHILEGLLIALDHLDEVIALIRGSRDPEVARGQLIERFALSEVQARAILDMRLQRLTGLERDKIVAEYNELMKLIDYLKSVLESEVLQRGIIKTELEDIRERYGDARRTEINYQGGDFSTEDMIADEAMVITISREGYIKRTNLDEYRAQGRGGAGSRGAISKKDDFTEHLFVATTHEYLLFFTELGRVFWLKVYEVPEGGKATKGLPIQNLIEIPREDKVRSVLNVRGLKDPDYLENTFLMFCTEQGTVKKTPLEAYSRPRTAGINAITINEGDRILDVQLLTPNAEVILASRTGRAVRFNESEARSMGRSAAGVRGIRLEDVPGNRVVGMVCVADPTQELLVVSENGFGKRSQLEEYRVTKRGGKGVRAMKLTEKTGNLVAIKDVNDGDDLMIINKSGITIRLRMSDLRTIGRATQGVRLIKISANDEISSVAKVEAEEKEEEASSTAVLVGADGAVGADGALPSASVLIADADEADDVEDDEELDDEGDDEEESDDDSEEEADLA; this is encoded by the coding sequence ATGGCGGAAGGCGAAAAAATCATTCCGATAAACATCGAAGACGAGATGCGGGGCGCCTACATCGACTATTCGATGTCGGTCATCATCTCCCGGGCCTTGCCCGACGTTCGAGACGGCCTGAAGCCCGTGCACCGGCGCGTGCTCTACGGCATGAGCGAGCTGGGCGTGGGCTACAACAAATCCTACAAAAAATCGGCCCGTATCGTGGGCGAAGTGCTGGGCAAATACCACCCGCACGGCGACACCAGCGTGTACGACACCATGGTGCGCATGGCCCAGGATTGGAGCCTGCGCTACCCGCTGGTAGACGGCCAGGGTAACTTCGGTTCCGTCGACGGTGACTCGCCGGCCGCCATGCGTTATACTGAGGCCCGCCTCAAGCGCATTGCCGATGAAATGCTGGGCGACCTCGACAAAGACACCGTCGACTTCCAGCCCAACTTCGACGATTCCCTCGAAGAGCCCAGCGTGCTGCCCGCCAAGTTCCCGAACCTGCTGGTGAACGGTACCTCGGGCATTGCCGTGGGCATGGCCACCAACATGGCTCCGCACAACCTCACGGAGGTTGTGAACGGCATCATTGCCTACCTCGATAACCCGGACATCACCGTGGACGAGCTGATGCAGTACGTGACGGCCCCGGACTTCCCCACGGGCGGCATCATTTACGGCTATGAGGGCGTGAAGCAGGCATTCCACACCGGCCGCGGCCGCGTGGTGATGCGGGCCAAAGCCACCTTCGAAACCACGAAAACCGGCAAAGAGCAAATCGTCGTCACCGAGATTCCCTACATGGTGAACAAGGCGTCGATGATTGAGAAAACCGCCGCCCTCATCAACGAAAAGAAGATTGAGGGCATTTCGGATATGCGCGACGAATCGGACCGCGACGGCATGCGCATCGTCTACGACCTGAAGCGCGACGCCATGCCCAGCGTGGTGCTCAACAACCTTTTCAAGTATACGCAGCTGCAAAGCTCGTTTGGCGTCAACAACGTGTGCCTGGTGAAGGGCCGCCCGATGACGCTCAACCTGCAGCAACTCATTCACTACTTCGTCGAACACCGCGCCGAAATCATCATTCGCCGCACCAAGTACGAGCTGGCTGAAGCGCAGAAGCGCGCCCACATCCTGGAGGGCCTGCTTATTGCGCTCGACCACCTGGACGAGGTCATCGCCCTCATCCGCGGCTCGCGCGACCCTGAAGTAGCCCGTGGCCAACTCATTGAGCGCTTTGCCCTGAGTGAAGTGCAGGCCCGCGCCATTCTTGACATGCGCCTGCAGCGCCTTACTGGTCTGGAGCGCGACAAGATTGTGGCCGAGTACAACGAGCTGATGAAGCTCATCGATTACCTGAAGTCGGTGCTGGAATCGGAGGTTTTGCAGCGCGGTATCATCAAAACCGAGCTCGAAGACATCCGGGAGCGGTATGGCGACGCCCGCCGCACGGAAATTAACTACCAGGGCGGGGACTTCTCGACCGAGGACATGATTGCCGATGAGGCGATGGTGATTACCATCAGCCGCGAAGGCTACATCAAGCGCACCAACCTGGATGAGTACCGCGCCCAGGGCCGTGGCGGCGCCGGCTCGCGCGGGGCCATCTCGAAGAAGGACGATTTCACCGAGCACTTGTTTGTGGCCACTACGCACGAGTATCTGCTGTTCTTCACCGAGCTGGGCCGGGTGTTCTGGCTGAAGGTATACGAAGTGCCAGAAGGAGGGAAGGCCACCAAAGGCCTGCCCATCCAGAACCTCATCGAGATTCCGCGGGAAGACAAGGTGCGCTCCGTGCTCAACGTGCGTGGCCTGAAAGACCCCGATTACCTCGAAAATACTTTCCTGATGTTCTGCACCGAGCAGGGCACCGTGAAGAAGACGCCGCTCGAGGCCTATTCGCGTCCCCGCACGGCGGGCATCAACGCCATCACCATCAACGAAGGCGACCGCATTCTCGACGTGCAGTTGCTCACGCCCAACGCGGAAGTTATTCTGGCATCGCGTACCGGCCGGGCTGTGCGTTTCAACGAGAGCGAAGCCCGCTCCATGGGCCGCTCGGCTGCCGGCGTGCGGGGCATTCGCCTCGAAGACGTGCCCGGCAACCGCGTAGTGGGCATGGTGTGCGTGGCTGACCCCACGCAGGAACTGCTGGTGGTGAGCGAAAACGGCTTTGGCAAGCGCAGCCAGCTCGAAGAATACCGCGTGACCAAGCGGGGTGGCAAAGGCGTGCGCGCCATGAAACTCACCGAAAAGACCGGTAATCTGGTGGCCATCAAAGACGTGAACGACGGCGATGACCTGATGATTATTAACAAGTCAGGCATTACAATTCGATTGCGGATGAGCGACCTGCGGACCATTGGTCGGGCAACCCAAGGCGTGCGTCTCATCAAGATTAGCGCTAATGACGAAATTTCTTCGGTGGCTAAAGTTGAAGCCGAAGAAAAGGAAGAAGAAGCCTCCAGTACTGCAGTGCTCGTGGGCGCCGATGGGGCCGTAGGTGCTGACGGTGCTCTGCCAAGCGCTAGCGTTCTGATTGCGGACGCTGATGAAGCAGACGATGTGGAGGACGATGAAGAACTGGACGACGAAGGCGACGATGAAGAAGAATCGGATGACGATTCGGAAGAAGAAGCCGATTTGGCATAA
- a CDS encoding HD domain-containing protein yields MDLITKTAAFVEEKFAGEGSGHDWAHIRRVWLMARHLARESPAANAEVTELAALLHDIADWKFHGGDYEAGPRAAREWLLGQGADEALIARVETIIREVSFKGLGVATPVSSIEAALVQDADRLDAIGAVGIARAFAYGGHKGRALHDPAVAPVAHDSFASYQQNTAPTLNHFYEKLLHLKDRMHTVAGKAVAEQRHAYMEGFVAQFLAEWDGKV; encoded by the coding sequence ATGGATTTAATTACCAAAACTGCCGCTTTTGTGGAGGAGAAATTTGCCGGTGAGGGCAGTGGGCACGATTGGGCGCATATCCGCCGCGTCTGGCTGATGGCGCGCCACCTGGCCCGGGAATCGCCGGCAGCCAATGCCGAGGTTACCGAACTGGCCGCGTTGTTACACGACATTGCCGACTGGAAGTTCCACGGTGGCGACTACGAGGCTGGCCCCCGTGCGGCCCGGGAATGGCTGCTGGGCCAGGGCGCCGACGAGGCCCTGATTGCGCGCGTCGAAACCATTATTCGGGAAGTGTCCTTTAAGGGGCTGGGCGTAGCTACGCCGGTGTCGTCTATTGAGGCGGCGCTAGTACAGGATGCCGACCGGCTCGATGCCATTGGCGCCGTGGGCATTGCGCGGGCATTTGCCTACGGCGGCCACAAAGGCCGCGCCCTGCACGACCCCGCCGTAGCGCCCGTGGCGCACGACAGCTTTGCCAGCTACCAGCAGAACACTGCGCCCACGCTCAATCACTTCTACGAAAAACTGCTACATCTCAAGGACCGCATGCACACCGTCGCTGGCAAAGCCGTGGCCGAGCAGCGCCACGCTTACATGGAAGGTTTTGTGGCCCAGTTTTTGGCCGAATGGGACGGCAAAGTCTGA